The Anabas testudineus chromosome 11, fAnaTes1.2, whole genome shotgun sequence genome has a segment encoding these proteins:
- the marcksl1b gene encoding MARCKS-related protein 1-B: MGSQASKGEVAAEANAAAADAAAVKTNGQENGHVKTNGDVSTKPDGDAAATNGSAEAAKEPEAGAGGDTIEPAPAADGEAAKPEGEAAAKETPKKKKKKFSLKKSFNFKLNLKKSKKSEAVKEEAAAAAPSEEKPAENGAAAPAEEKKEEVKEEAAAVAEAPKAEEAPAKEEAPKEEAKEAAAPAPEATKPTEESSSTPAPSEKKE; the protein is encoded by the exons ATGGGATCCCAGGCATCCAAGGGAGAGGTGGCCGCGGAGGCAAACGCTGCCGCCGctgatgctgcagctgtcaAAACCAACGGACAG GAGAATGGACACGTGAAAACCAATGGTGATGTCTCTACCAAGCCTGATGGGGATGCTGCCGCCACCAATGGCTCCGCTGAGGCAGCTAAGGAGCCTGAAGCTGGCGCGGGAGGCGATACTATCGAGCCTGCGCCTGCTGCAGATGGAGAGGCAGCCAAACCCGAAGGCGAAGCTGCAGCTAAGGAGACccccaagaagaagaagaagaagttctCCCTGAAGAAGTCCTTCAACTTCAAACTAAATCTGAAGAAGAGCAAGAAGAGCGAGGCTGTCAAAGAGGAGGCAGCTGCTGCCGCCCCCTCTGAGGAGAAGCCCGCTGAGAACGGAGCTGCCGCTccagcagaggagaagaaggaggaggtgaaggaggaggcTGCCGCTGTGGCCGAGGCTCCAAAGGCTGAGGAGGCCCCAGCTAAAGAGGAGGCCCCCAAGGAGGAGGCCAAGGAGGCAGCTGCTCCAGCCCCTGAGGCCACAAAACCAACAGAGGAGAGCAGCTCGACCCCCGCTCCCTCTGAAAAGAAAGAGTGA
- the eif3i gene encoding eukaryotic translation initiation factor 3 subunit I, translating into MKPILLQGHERSITQIKYNREGDLLFSVAKDTVANVWYSVNGERLGTYNGHTGAVWCVDCDWDTKHVLTGSADNSCRLWDCETGKQLALLNTNSAVRTCGFDFSGNIIMFSTDKQMGYQCYLNFFDLRDKQQISDNQPYLSVPCSDSKITSAVWGPLGEFVNAGHENGEINQFSAKSGEILKKAKEHTKQINDIQTSLDLTMFITASKDNTAKLFDSSSLDHIKTFKTERPVNSAAISPIMDHVVMGGGQEAMEVTTTSTRIGKFEARFFHAAYEEEFGRVKGHFGPINCVAFHPDGKSYSSGGEDGYVRIHYFDPQYFDFELEA; encoded by the exons ATG AAACCCATCCTACTCCAGGGCCATGAGAGGTCCATCACTCAAATCAAGTACAACAGAGAAGGAGATCTGCTCTTTTCTGTAGCGAAAGACACG GTAGCCAACGTGTGGTACTCAGTCAATGGCGAGAGGCTCGGCACTTACAATGGACACACGGGAGCTGTGTGGTGTGTTGACTGTGACT GGGACACGAAGCATGTCCTGACAGGATCAGCAGACAACAGCTGTCGACTGTGGGATTGTGAGACTG GTAAACAGCTGGCCCTGCTCAACACCAACTCTGCTGTCAGAACGTGTGGCTTCGACTTCAGCGGCAACATCATTATGTTCTCTACAGACAAGCAGATGGGTTATCAGTGCTACCTGAACTTCTTCGACCTGAGGGACAAACAGCAGATCA gcGACAACCAGCCATACCTGTCAGTACCATGCAGTGACTCCAAGATTACCAGTGCGGTGTGGGGACCCCTGGGGGAGTTTGTCAATGCTGGTCACGAGAATGGAGAGATCAACCAGTTCAGTGCCAAG TCTGGAGAGATCCTGAAAAAAGCCAAGGAGCACACTAAGCAGATCAATGACATCCAGACGTCGCTGGATCTCACAATGTTCATTACTGCTTCAAAGGACAACACTGCTAAG cTGTTTGACTCCAGTTCTCTGGATCACATCAAGACTTTCAAAACAGAGAGACCTGTTAACTCTGCAGCCATCTCCCCCATCATGGATCAT GTGGTGATGGGAGGTGGACAGGAAGCCATGGAGGTCACCACCACCTCTACTAGGATTGGCAAGTTTGAGGCCAG GTTCTTTCATGCTGCTTATGAAGAGGAGTTTGGCAGAGTCAAAGGTCACTTTGGTCCAATCAACTGCGTGGCATTCCACCCAGATGGCAAGAG TTACAGCAGTGGAGGAGAAGACGGATACGTAAGGATTCATTACTTTGACCCACAGTACTTTGACTTTGAGCTGGAGGCATAA
- the hdac1 gene encoding histone deacetylase 1, protein MALSQGTKKKVCYYYDGDVGNYYYGQGHPMKPHRIRMTHNLLLNYGLYRKMEIYRPHKASGEEMTKYHSDDYIKFLRSIRPDNMSEYSKQMQRFNVGEDCPVFDGLFEFCQLSTGGSVAGAVKLNKQQTDIAINWAGGLHHAKKSEASGFCYVNDIVLAILELLKYHQRVLYIDIDIHHGDGVEEAFYTTDRVMTVSFHKYGEYFPGTGDLRDIGAGKGKYYAVNYPLRDGIDDESYEAIFKPIMAKVMEMYQPSAVVLQCGADSLSGDRLGCFNLTIKGHAKCVEYIKSFNLPLLMLGGGGYTIRNVARCWTYETAVALDCSIPNELPYNDYFEYFGPDFKLHISPSNMTNQNTNEYLEKIKQRLFENLRMLPHAPGVQMQAIPEDAPHPDSADEDEEDPDKRVSIRAHDKRIACEEEFSDSEDEAEGQGGGRRNAANHKKAKRVKKEEEKEGEEKKEVKEEEKEEEKMDTSGPKEEVKTT, encoded by the exons ATGGCGCTGTCTCaaggaacaaagaaaaaagtttgCTATTACTATGACG GTGATGTGGGGAACTACTACTATGGCCAGGGCCATCCCATGAAACCCCACAGGATCCGCATGACACACAACCTCCTTCTCAACTATGGACTGTACCGGAAAATGGAGATCTAT AGACCACACAAAGCCAGTGGCGAAGAGATGACCAAGTACCACAGCGATGACTACATTAAGTTTCTGAGGTCCATCCGACCAGACAACATGTCTGAGTACAGCAAACAGATGCAGAGAT TCAATGTTGGAGAGGACTGTCCAGTGTTTGATGGTCTGTTTGAGTTTTGTCAACTATCAACGGGCGGTTCTGTTG CTGGAGCAGTGAAGCTgaacaagcagcagacagatATTGCCATCAACTGGGCAGGTGGTCTCCACCACGCCAAGAAATCTGAGGCCTCTGGTTTCTGCTACGTCAACGACATTGTCCTAGCCATTCTTGAGCTACTTAA GTACCACCAGAGGGTGTTGTACATTGACATTGACATCCACCATGGTGATGGGGTGGAGGAGGCCTTTTACACCACAGACAGAGTCATGACTGTCTCCTTCCACAAGTATGGGGAGTATTTCCCTGGCACTGGAGACCTGAgg GACATCGGAGCTGGAAAGGGTAAATACTATGCAGTCAACTACCCACTTAGAGACGGGATTGATGATGAATCCTATGAAGCCATCTTCAAACCA ATCATGGCTAAAGTTATGGAGATGTACCAGCCAAGTGCTGTCGTGCTGCAGTGTGGGGCTGATTCTCTCTCTGGAGACAGACTGGGCTGTTTTAACCTCACCATCAAAG gtCACGCCAAATGTGTTGAGTACATCAAAAGTTTCAACCTTCCTCTGCTGATGCTTGGCGGAGGAGGCTACACCATTCGTAACGTGGCCCGTTGCTGGACGTATGAAACAGCCGTCGCTCTGGACTGCTCTATTCCCAACGAGCTGCCCTACAACGATTACTTTGAGTACTTTGGCCCTGACTTCAAGCTGCACATCAGCCCGTCCAACATGACCAACCAGAACACCAACGAGTACCTGGAGAAAATCAAGCAGCGTCTGTTTGAGAACCTCCGCATGCTGCCTCACGCCCCTGGAGTCCAGATGCAGGCAATCCCTGAAGATGCACCACACCCTGACAGCGCCGACGAGGATGAGGAGGACCCCGACAAACGCGTTTCTA TCCGGGCCCACGACAAAAGGATAGCCTGTGAGGAGGAGTTTTCTGACTCTGAGGATGAAGCAGAGGGTCAGGGAGGAGGCCGCAGAAACGCCGCCAACCACAAGAAGGCAAAACGAgtgaagaaggaggaagaaaaagaaggcgAGGAAAAGAAAG AAgttaaagaagaagagaaggaggaagagaaaatggACACATCAGG ACCAAAAGAAGAAGTGAAGACAACTTGA